Proteins encoded within one genomic window of Ranitomeya variabilis isolate aRanVar5 chromosome 4, aRanVar5.hap1, whole genome shotgun sequence:
- the PSMB3 gene encoding proteasome subunit beta type-3, with protein MSIMSYNGGAVMAMRGKNCVAIAADKRYGVQAQMVTTDFQKIFPMGERLYIGLAGLATDVQTVSQRLKFRLNLYELKEGRQIKPKTFMSMVSNLLYERRFGPYYVEPVIAGLDPKTFEPFICSLDLIGCPMVTEDFVVSGTCSEQMYGMCESLWEPDLEPEDLFETISQAMLNAVDRDAISGMGVVVHIIEKDKITTQTLKARMD; from the exons ATG tctattATGTCATATAACGGCGGGGCCGTCATGGCCATGAGAGGGAAGAACTGCGTGGCCATTGCTGCTGATAAACGCTATGGAGTGCAAGCCCAGATGGTAACAACcgacttccagaaaatcttccccatggGAGAGCGCTTGTACATTGGATTAGCCGGACTAGCCACTGATGTGCAGACAGT ATCCCAGCGCCTGAAGTTCAGACTGAATTTATACGAGTTAAAAGAGGGGCGTCAGATTAAACCTAAAACTTTCATGAGCATGGTGTCTAACTTGTTGTACGAGAGAAG GTTTGGCCCTTACTATGTTGAACCAGTTATCGCAGGACTGGACCCCAAAACCTTTGAGCCATTTATCTGCTCACTGGACCTTATTGGATGTCCCATGGTGACTGAAGACTTTGTAGTGAGCGGTACATGTTCAGAGCAGATGTACGGCATGTGCGAGTCTCTCTGGGAACCAGACCTG gaacctgaagacttatTTGAAACCATTTCCCAGGCCATGCTGAATGCTGTGGACAGAGATGCAATTTCAGGAATGGGTGTTGTTGTGCACATCAT AGAAAAGGATAAAATTACTACCCAGACACTGAAGGCACGGATGGATTAA